DNA sequence from the Electrophorus electricus isolate fEleEle1 chromosome 19, fEleEle1.pri, whole genome shotgun sequence genome:
AACAGTAAGTAGCTGGATCATTCTAAAATATAATTCTATTTAGGTTATTTTATGTGCTATTTGATACATATACTTTTATCAACGTAGTTTCGAgcaaatcattttgaaattagcctatttttaaatgattcattctTACTTAATAGCCTACATGTGTCCCTATTTATTTGCAACTAAATAGGATCGATAAAAATGAATGCGAACAAATAACGAATGTAAATGTTAATAGCAAATCCAACCAACATGGCGAAGCGTAGACATTTCCAGATTTTGTAGGATATCATAGTgcttatttatgctttttaacaaactctagcacttattgtttatagcacttatcattgtttaagatagacatgatatattttgtacttctaggtatcagcattcgtccctgtatttctacagtattctagttcattggtatgtttaattctaacctcctgtactgtactaggatgtattctatgagtaaatgacaaagcacttttgtaagccgctctggataagagcgtctgctaaatgccgtaaatgtatcATGGACCAACTCGATGAAAATTTTACATCCTTTTCACAGCTCAGCTCTTAAAAGTCTAACATGAATCCCTGAACCCAAAATAAGACATGGTTGTCGTCCAAGTGCCCTCAGTCGAACTCGTCAGCTATCAGAAACCACTCAGATCCTCTGCCATCATAGGAATAATTAGTCAGCTATACGTATACTAGGCTATTAGAATATTCTATTTCTGTATTAATACGATACCTCGCAAGCATTACGCTCATATCAGTTAATCATTGTAACCCTTTACACCAGGCGTGTTACCAGTTTTCGGCGAGCTAAAGAAAAACATGCTTTGTATTGGGTCTATTTTTGCACAAACCAGCAGCTCATACCTAGAAATAACACGAAATGAAGTATTCTAGTTTTACTCCGCAGCATCAAATACAAACCTAGATCAGAAGGCCTGAGCTTCTTATTTTTAGCACTATTCACATAATGAGCATTAAGTATGCCATACAACCAGCAAATATCAGTTCACAATAATGAGGCTAAGTTAACTGCAGTTAAGGGCTCAAGATacagtttaaatacaagaacttaacaagactagaaatgagggacatggaatagaactaaaatacacaagacagggaaccACGGTGGCTGGGAGGGGCTaatcatgacacacacacacacacacacacacacacacacacacacacacacacacatatatatatatatatatatatatatatatatatatatatatatatatatatatatatatatatataattcatacCAAATCATAGAACAAAAAATGGTTGTTTTATGTCTAATTTGTGTAATTTCTTTGTCTGATTTGTATAGTTTCCTTTGTCAAAAGATAACTGGATTATAGTCAACTTTATAACTTATTTCTTTCAAAATGGACTCTTCTTATGATGAGGTAAGCACTGAACATTAACTATTTCtatttaagacattttaagCAAGAGCTTAAATTTGTAGTGTTTTCATGCCAGATGGTTGGACACTTATCTATGCATGCCATTCACACCCTTACTTTAACTCTTTTCAGTCCAAAGCATTGGAAGACGTGGTAAGACATGTGGATCCTTCATACACAGGGCCTGCTGAATCAAACATGGGACCACAAAATGTCTCTTCAGGAGGTATCAGTTAGAACAGATATATCTATACAGaagttaataaaatatttaacattaacacttTGATATtgactttattctttattcttattctttttaaatAGTTAGtgcatttattattcattataacGGATCCAGACATTGtaacattttactgtaattacGTTACCAGTCCCACCTGAAAACATCAAAGCTGAGAGCATTGCTAGCTTATTAGTTACTTTTACTTATGATGCATTTGTTTCAAAAGACCATATGATTTGTTTCTataaatgttgttgttgttgttgttgttgttgttttcaacAGAAACCAACCTTGAGAGCTTTCTTGATGACTTGGGGTTGAAACAATTCTACAGTAATAAACTTTCATTGAGTACTATTCTAGAGATAGACAAGAGGTCAGTGACAGATGACCCAGCCCAGTCCCTATCAGACTTACCATGGCTTTTTCTCAAGAAACTCATGATGGTAAATGTGACCACAAGAAGTGTCAAATTTGCTCCAACAACTGATCTGTCACCTGATGACAGACAAGACTCATCAAACTTGGACCTATACCGTCACCTGGACAACCTAATCGTAAACCAGGACTCTAGTCAAAAAGTGAATCCTTTAGATATTGTGACTGCTTTCTTCCATTGCTCAGATGGCTTTCTCCAACAGGAAATGGCTTTGAAAATGTCAATGTGTCAGTTCTCTGTGCCTCTGCTTCTTCCCCACTGTGACTCAGAGCAGAGCACACTCATGCTTTGGGCCTTGAGAGACATTGTGAAGAAGTTTAGACCACACTCCTTATCTGATCCCAGAGGGTTTGTGGAAGAAAGGATTATTGAAACTAACCTACCCTTAGTGTCCTTTGTAAGACTTGGCGATTGCAGCATTTCCAAATCTCAAGTTCTGAACAAGTTGCTGAGTAATCCACAGCAGTACCATGACACCTTCATACACCATGACATGGACTGTGGAGATGTACCAAGGAAAATTTCAAATGGCTTGGTGGAGCTTAGTTGGTATCTGCCAtgtggaaacaaaaacattgacATCTTTCCTGAACCTGTGGCTGTTGCAAACTTAAGAGGAGACATTGTCAAATATGACGCTCAGTATTCATTCCTTTGTCAGACATCTACTGCAGTTTTTGTGTTCTTTGACAACTTGGATTCAAATCACAGCCTACTTACGAAACAGCATGTTAAAGGTCAGTTGTATTTTGTAGCTAATGCAAACACCAAATCCTTTAATATTGCttctctgaaaaaaaactgCTGAACAGTTGAAATTGAAACCAACAAACATCatcttaaaatacaaacaaaatgatGCAGAGTTTGTTCAACAACTGCGGGTCATGATGAATAATGCTGTCAGCAACCCACCTGTGAATTCTCAACTGGAAGAAGTTGCACATGAGCTTGGAATTCTAGTTGATGAAGATATCAAGGAATGCCAGAAAGCTAAGGAAAATGCTGATGCAATCACAAGTAAAATCCAAGACACACTGAAGTTCAAAAAAACTCAATTGCCTTTGCAAGGTGAAATCTGGAAAAAGTTAGCAAAGTTAGAGAAAGAGGAGTGTAGACTTCGAAAAGCTGGTAATCAGAATATTGAGAACTATAAGAGTGAACtccaggagg
Encoded proteins:
- the LOC118240149 gene encoding up-regulator of cell proliferation-like produces the protein MDSSYDESKALEDVVRHVDPSYTGPAESNMGPQNVSSGETNLESFLDDLGLKQFYSNKLSLSTILEIDKRSVTDDPAQSLSDLPWLFLKKLMMVNVTTRSVKFAPTTDLSPDDRQDSSNLDLYRHLDNLIVNQDSSQKVNPLDIVTAFFHCSDGFLQQEMALKMSMCQFSVPLLLPHCDSEQSTLMLWALRDIVKKFRPHSLSDPRGFVEERIIETNLPLVSFVRLGDCSISKSQVLNKLLSNPQQYHDTFIHHDMDCGDVPRKISNGLVELSWYLPCGNKNIDIFPEPVAVANLRGDIVKYDAQYSFLCQTSTAVFVFFDNLDSNHSLLTKQHVKGQLYFVANANTKSFNIASLKKNC